The nucleotide sequence CGCCGAGGCAACAGTTCCGCCCGCCCTTGAACAGCCGGTTTAGAGGCAGCGGCGACGGGGATGAAAACCCGTGAGAGCCGCGGCGGTTCGGCGAGGTAACGAGATGGCCACTTTTCTGATCGTCGTTGGGGCGATCCTGGCAGTCAGCGGGCTGGCGGCCGTGTTGGGCGGCGCGCCGGTTTTTGCGCTCGGCTTCGACAACACCCTGATCCTGGCCGGCACGGTCGGACTGGTCGGCGGCCTCATGCTGGTGGGGCTCGGCCGCATCCTCGCCGCACTGGTCGACCTCGGCCTCCGGGTCGACCGGCCGGCACAGCCAACCGCCGCGACATCGTTCGAGCCGGCCGCAAGCGCCGATAACGGCGTGCCGCGCCCGGCGCAGCCACGCCAGCCGGCCCGGCCGGCCTACCCGTCCGAGTTCGCGCCGACACCTGCTCCAGCCTCCGCGGCCACTGCCGGGGATGGGTGGGCGGGGCGGAACGCAGGCGAGCCCGCCGGCTTCGAGTCGCCGGCCGCCGAACGGCCAGTTGCCGAACGGACGCTCCCGGAGCGGCCAACTCGGGAGCGGCAAAGCCAGGACAAGTTGGGCCAGGAGCGGTTGGGCCAGGAGCGGCAGCCGTTGGATCGCCCGCCCCCGGCGGAGCGCACCGCCAAGGACCGGTTCGGCTCGGAACGCATCGCTCAAGAACGTCCGACGCACGAACGGCCGTCAACGCAGGAGCGCCCTGCCCCCGAGCGTTCAAGTGCAGAACGAGCCGGCCGCGACCTGCCGGCCGGGGCCACGGCGCGGGACAAAGTCCGGCCCGCCCGGCTTCAGCCCGATCTGATGCGGATTCCGCCGCTGCGCGCCCCCGAGGCCGAGGCGGCGTCAGCGGCGGCGCCGCCGGCAGCCCCCGAACGACCCGCGCCGCCGGCGGCCGAAGCCGAACCGGCGCGTGCGATTCAGCAGCCCACCGCGCCGGCACCGCGGCCGGCAGCCGCCTCCCGACTCGATCCGTTCCGCGCCGCCTGGCAGAAGGCGTGGGATCCGAACTGGACCTCCGATCTGACGGCGGAAAAGCGCGCCGCGGCCGAAGCACCGTCAGCCGCTCCGGAGCCCAATGCCCCGCCGGTTCCGGCGTTTTCCGATCCGGCCTCCAGCCAGATCCTGAAAGCCGGGGTGATCGGCGGCATGGCCTACACGCTCTATGCCGACGGCTCGATCGAGGCCGACCTGCCCGAGGGGCTGATCCGCTTTGCCTCGGTCCAGGCCCTGCGCGAGCATGTCGAGCGCGCCGAGGCCGGCCCCCACGCCAGCGGCGAAGAGGACGGCGCCAACCGCAGCTGACGGTTCGCGCCACCCGTCGCGCTGTTATCGTCCGGCGACCTTGAGCGCGAAGGCGTAGGCCCAGGCGATCTCCTCCAGCCGGTCGAACCGGCCGGCGGCGCCGGCGTGCCCGGCGTCCATGTTCATGCGCAGCAGGATCGGCTTGCCCGAGGTGGTGGCGGCGCGCAGCTTCGCCACCCATTTCGCCGGCTCCCAATAGGTCACCCGCGGGTCGGTGAGGCCCGACAGCGCCAGGATCGCGGGATAGGCTTGCTCCGCGACGTTGTCGACCGGCGAATAGGCGCGGATGGTGGCGAACGCCGCCGGGTCGGCGATGGGGTTGCCCCACTCCGGCCATTCCGGCGGCGTCAGCGGCAGGGTGTCGTCGAGCATGGTGGCCAGCACATCGACGAACGGCACCTCGGCGATGATGCCGGCGAACCGCTCCGGCGCCATGTTGGCGACCGCCCCCATCAACAGCCCGCCGGCAGACCCGCCATGGCCGACGATCCGACCTTTGGCGGCGATGCCGGCCGCTTCCAGATGAGCCGCCGCGGCGATGAAATCGGTGAAGGTGTTGGTCTTCGCCGCAAGCTTGCCCTCGCGATACCAGCGCCAGCCCTTCTCGGTGCCACCGCGGACGTGGGCGATGGCATAGACGACGCCGCGGTCGACCAACGACAGTCGCGCGGTCTGAAAGCCCGCCGGCATCGAGATGCCGTAGGCGCCGTAGCCGTAGAGGAGGCACGGCGCGGTGCCGTCCAGCGGCGTCGTGGCGCGATAGAGCAGCGTGATCGGCACGCGCTCGCCGTCTGGCGCGGTCGCATGAAGGCGGCGGGTGACGTAGGCGGCGGGATCGTGGCCGGAGGGCACCTCCTGGCGCTTCCGCAGCGCCCGCGCCCGGCTCGCCATGTCGTAGTCGTAGGTCTCGGCCGGTGTGGTCATCGACGAGTAGACGAAGCGAACCTGGGTGGTGTCGAACTCGTGGCCGGCGTCGAGGCCGAGCGAATAAGCGTCCTCGGCGAAGGCAACGGCGTGCTCGATGCCGGTTTCGAGCTCGCGCACGATCAGCCGCGGCAGTCCGTCCTCGCGCTCGAGCCGAACGAGGTGGCGACGGAATAGCGCGATGTCGAGGATCAGCGTGCCCGGACGGTGCGGCACCAGATCGTGCCAATGGTCCGGCGACGGCGTCGCCACCGGCGCGACCGCAACCTTGAAGTCCTCGGCGCCATCGGCATTGGTGAGGATGTAGAACAGCCCCTGATCGGGATGGTGCTCGACCGAATAGCGCACGCCGGTTCGCCGCGGCGCCAGCAGGCGCGGCCTCGCCGCGGGATCCGACAAATCGAGCGCCATCGCCGCGGCGGTGTCATGGTCGCCGACGGTGATCAGCGCCAGCCGCTGCGCCTGGGTCTCGGTGAGGCCGACGAACAGGCCGGGGTCGCTTTCCTCGAACACCAGTTCGTCCGCGCTGGCGTCGGTGCCGAGGCGATGGCGATAGACCTTGGACGGCCGGTGATGAGCGTCGCGGCGGACGTAATAGATCGCGGTGCTATCGGCCGACCACACCGCGCCGCCATCGGTATCGGGCACGGTGTCGGCAAGGTCGGCACCGGAGGCAAGATCGCGGATGCGCAGCGTATCGAACTCCGAGCCGGTGTCGTCGGCCGAGAAGGCAAGGCGGCGATGGTCGGGCGACCAGCGCCAGCCGCTGAGGTGGAAGAACGCCTTGCCGGCGGCCAGCGCGTCGCCGTCGAGCAGCACCTGTTCCGCCCCGCCCGCCCGCGCGGTGCGGCAAACCAGCGGATGCTGGCCGCCGTCGCGGTGGCGAACGAAATAGGCGAACGGCCCGTCCGGCGCCGGCACCGTGGCATCGTCCTCCTTGATGCGGCCGCGCATCTCGGCGACAAGCGTGCGGCGCAGACCGGCCTCCCCCGCCAGCATGGCCTCGGCATAGGCGGTCTCAGCGGCAAGATGGGCGCGGATCGCCGGATCGAGCTGGGCGGGATCGCGCAGCACCTGCTGCCAGTTGTCGGCACGCAGCCAGGCGTAATCGTCGGTCAGCGTCTCGCCATGAACCTCGCGGCTGGTCGGCCGCCGCACCGCAACCGGTGCAACCGGTTCGCCACCGGTCTCGTCACGCCGCATCGGACGCTCCGTCCGGACTGAACCGCAACGCGATGCCGTTCATGCAATAGCGCTTCCCGGTCGGGGGCGGTCCATCCGGAAAGACGTGGCCGAGATGAGCGTCGCACGCGGCACAGCGCACCTCGGTGCGATGCATGAACAACGAGCGGTCGTCGTACTCGGTCACGGCGCCCTCCACCGGCTCGAAGAAACTCGGCCAACCGGTGCCCGACTCGAACTTGGCGCCGGAGCGGAACAGGGATGCGCCGCAGCACACGCAGACAAAGGTTCCAGCCCGCGTCTCATGGCTCAGCGGGCTCGAACAGGCGCGCTCGGTGCCGTGGTTGCGGGTGACCTCGTACTGTTCCGGGGTGAGAATCGCACGCCACTCCGCCTCGCTCTTGACGACGCGCGGCGAGCCACCGGCTGATTTCGTTTGATTCATCAAAGCACCTCAGCGAACACGACAAATGGAACCGTTGTCCGGAGGCCGCGACGCCATCCCGCCCGCCTCGTCCGAACGCTTTGCTACAGCGGACGATTTCTCTGGGCAGCGACGGCGCGCGGGCTCCGATTCGTTCCATCAACCTAGTGTGCCGGCCCGGTTCAGCCAGTCCGGGCGGGTCCGGGGCGGCCTGCTGCCGCGCGGCGTCAAGGGCGTCAAGCACGGCGCGGGCGGTTGCACAAGAAACCTGTCATGCGAATGTCGATGGACAGGTAGTACCACACTTTACACCCGCCACTGGTGTGAGCGATTTGGAAAAGCTTATCGGCAGCGCATACCGAAAGCACAATCGTGCTTCGGCAGAAATAACGCCTTGAAAGTTCCCGGAATATATAGTTTAGAAGAACCAGAACACAGAATGCTCGATTCGACGCCCGTCGTCGCATATCAGCAGAGTGGGCGTTGGGGTCAGTAAGCGTCGCCGTCGCTGGGCGAGCCTCCGCGTCCTTACAGAGGTTCGCACTAGAAGGACACCGAGAACATGACCGACAGTTCCAGCTCGTCGAATTTCATCGAACTCGCCGCCGACATTGTCTCCGCCTATGTGAGCAACAATTCGGTGGCGTCGGGGGATTTGTCAAATCTCATCAGTGACGTGTATGCCGCGCTGCTGAAGGTTTCGAGCGGCAAGGCCGAGGCGCCGGCCGAGCCTCTGAAGCCGGCGGTCCCGGTCAAAAAGTCGGTCACGCCCGACTACATCATTTGCCTGGAAGATGGCAAGAAGTTCAAGTCGCTGAAGCGCCACCTGCGCACGCAATACAACCTGACGCCGGAGCAGTATCGCGAGAAGTGGGGCCTCGCCCCCGACTATCCGATGGTCGCCTCCAACTACGCTGCCGCCCGGTCGGCACTGGCCAAGCAGATGGGCCTTGGACAGCAGCGCCGCCGCAAGGGCCGCTGATCTTTTTGCATTTTGCGTCCGCAGGGAATGGGCGGCCTCATGGCCGCCTTTTCCTCGTTTAATACCAACGGCCCGGGATGCTGACGCACGGGGCCGTTGAAGCTCGCAGTTTTTCGTCCTTGAAATCAATGATTTCACGAAGTTTGCGATCGAAACCAACGGCCGGCCGCCGCCACCGTTGGTTTAAGATCAAGGTCCTATTGCCGCAGGCGCTGGCCGGGTTCGACCGGCCAGCGCGAGACGAGGGATAGTCGTCGCGACGCCCGGTAAGGATCAGTTAACCTATTCTGCATTGAGGCGGCCACCCTTGCAGTCCGGCGGCAGTTGCCGCTTTTGGCGACGCATCAGCCCGATATGCCGAACCAGGTCGTAGCCGGTGCCGCCCCTGCAGCGGCGTTCGGCGCGCAGCGCCCGCGTCGCGGCGCCGGTCGCGGCAAACCGCTCGTACGCCACCACCCGGTTATCGGCGATATCGCCGATGTCTTCGAGCCGGAACGCGCGAATGCGGCCGGCGCGGTGATCGCGAATGCCCTTTGCGTCCATGTCGGTGCCTCCTGCACCGGCAATTGTGTGCTGGGTTGCAACGGCTGGGCATAAATTCCTTTGACGACACCGGTTGCCGGCGCCGATTCCGCTTTGGCGTCCGCGCGTTCGCCGGCGCGATCGCATCGCCGGCCGAAATGGATGTGTCTTCCTTGCCCTTGGTGGAGCTGTGACGCTTTCGCTTGAAACCGCTTTGCGGCACCATCGCGCCGCGCGGGCCATTCGGGACGCGCTCTCCGAGATTTGCGCGAGGAAACAACGGCATGACGGTTCGGGCTTTCGTATTCGATGCCTACGGCACCTTGTTTGACGTGAATGCCGCGGTGCGGCGTTATGACGCCGAGGTCGGCCCGCGCGCGGCCGAGCTCGCCACGATCTGGCGCCAGCGCCAGCTGGAATACTCCTGGGTACTGACGCTGGCGGGCCGCTACCGGCCGTTCTGGGAGCTGACAGAGCGGGCGCTCGACTTCGCGCTGGCGGCGACTGGAGCCGACATGGCGCTGAAACCGGCGCTGCTGTCGGCGTACCGGACCCTCGACGCCTATCCCGATGCCCGCACCGCCCTCGCCCGCCTTCGCACCGCCGGGCACGCCACCGCGATTCTGTCCAACGGCTCGCCCGACATGCTGCGCGACGCGGTCGGCGGCGCCGGACTCGGCGACCTGCTCGACCACGTGCTGTCGGTCGATGCCGTCCGGCTCTACAAGCCGCGACCGGAAGTTTACACCCTCGCCGTCGACGCGCTGGGCTGCGCGGCCGGCGACATCGTGTTCGTGTCGTCCAACCGCTGGGACGTCGCCGGGGCGGCGGCGTTCGGCTTCCGCCCGATCTGGATCAACCGCACCAACGCCCCGGCCGAGTATGACGGCCTCGATCCGGAGCGGGTGCTGGCGCGCCTGGACGATCTCGCCGGCGTCGCCGACTGATCGAGGTTCGCAAACGAACGCCGCGCCGGTATCTGCTCGCCGGCAGCACGCCCCGGCGCGGCGGGTCCGGAATGTTACGGCTACGCCATGATCCCGCCATTATTGCGCCACGAGACCCAAAGGAATGCAGGGCATCCTCGACCAAACCGACGATATATCGCAACATTTTTCGGTTTTTCGGGAGAAGCAAGGCCTGACTCTCTTAAAGTTGGCGACCTTTAGCTCCCTTAAAATTCCGAAATACATAATATCTCATCAAGATGACGCCGACCGTGACTCGACGACAGCTTTCACGTCTTTGATTATTTATTGGATCACATCGAGCAATATTTTGTGCTCACGTTTTTAGAATGACGCCAAACTGGCTAATTCATTGACGCTGCTTTGAGTGCGCGATAATGCTTTCGCCACTCATTCCTACTTTGGGGGATCGTCGATGAAGAAACTGACCTGTCTCGCCGCCGGCTTGGTGCTCGCGCTGGCCGTCTCTAGCGCTTCGGCCAAGGAATACCCGATCGGCAAGCCGAAGGTTCAGGCTGGCCTCGAGGTCGCCGCCGTCTACCTGCAGCCGGTGACGATGGACCCCGACGGCGCCTGCGACATCAAGGACGCCGACATCCACCTTGAGGCCGATATCAAGGCCACCAAGAGCAACAAGAACGGCTTCGCCGATGGCGACTGGGTGCCGTACCTGTTCATCACCTACGAGCTCACCAAGGACGGCTCGACCACCCCGATCAAGGGCGAGTTCCTCGCCATGGTGGCGAGCGACGGCCCGCACTACGGCGAGAACGTCAAGCTCGAAGGTCCCGGCAAGTACAAGCTGAAGCTCATCATCGCGCCCCCGAGCGAGAACCCGCGCGCCGCCTTCCACCGCCACACCGACAAGGAAACCGGCGTCGACCCGTGGTTCAAGACGTTCACGCTCGACTACGAGTTCACCTTTGCCGGCTTCGGCAAGAAGGGAGCCTATTGATGGCACTCGGCAGCCCCGCTCTCGTGTCGAGGCTGCTCGCCGGCTTCGTCGCCGCCACGCTCGTCGTGGCGGCGACGTCCGTTCCGGCGCGAGCAGATGACCCGGTGTTCCGCATCGAGTTCAGCGACGGCAAGATGACGCCGCAGCGGCTCGA is from Blastochloris viridis and encodes:
- a CDS encoding S9 family peptidase, with the translated sequence MRRDETGGEPVAPVAVRRPTSREVHGETLTDDYAWLRADNWQQVLRDPAQLDPAIRAHLAAETAYAEAMLAGEAGLRRTLVAEMRGRIKEDDATVPAPDGPFAYFVRHRDGGQHPLVCRTARAGGAEQVLLDGDALAAGKAFFHLSGWRWSPDHRRLAFSADDTGSEFDTLRIRDLASGADLADTVPDTDGGAVWSADSTAIYYVRRDAHHRPSKVYRHRLGTDASADELVFEESDPGLFVGLTETQAQRLALITVGDHDTAAAMALDLSDPAARPRLLAPRRTGVRYSVEHHPDQGLFYILTNADGAEDFKVAVAPVATPSPDHWHDLVPHRPGTLILDIALFRRHLVRLEREDGLPRLIVRELETGIEHAVAFAEDAYSLGLDAGHEFDTTQVRFVYSSMTTPAETYDYDMASRARALRKRQEVPSGHDPAAYVTRRLHATAPDGERVPITLLYRATTPLDGTAPCLLYGYGAYGISMPAGFQTARLSLVDRGVVYAIAHVRGGTEKGWRWYREGKLAAKTNTFTDFIAAAAHLEAAGIAAKGRIVGHGGSAGGLLMGAVANMAPERFAGIIAEVPFVDVLATMLDDTLPLTPPEWPEWGNPIADPAAFATIRAYSPVDNVAEQAYPAILALSGLTDPRVTYWEPAKWVAKLRAATTSGKPILLRMNMDAGHAGAAGRFDRLEEIAWAYAFALKVAGR
- a CDS encoding MucR family transcriptional regulator → MTDSSSSSNFIELAADIVSAYVSNNSVASGDLSNLISDVYAALLKVSSGKAEAPAEPLKPAVPVKKSVTPDYIICLEDGKKFKSLKRHLRTQYNLTPEQYREKWGLAPDYPMVASNYAAARSALAKQMGLGQQRRRKGR
- the msrB gene encoding peptide-methionine (R)-S-oxide reductase MsrB, giving the protein MNQTKSAGGSPRVVKSEAEWRAILTPEQYEVTRNHGTERACSSPLSHETRAGTFVCVCCGASLFRSGAKFESGTGWPSFFEPVEGAVTEYDDRSLFMHRTEVRCAACDAHLGHVFPDGPPPTGKRYCMNGIALRFSPDGASDAA
- a CDS encoding iron transporter, which gives rise to MKKLTCLAAGLVLALAVSSASAKEYPIGKPKVQAGLEVAAVYLQPVTMDPDGACDIKDADIHLEADIKATKSNKNGFADGDWVPYLFITYELTKDGSTTPIKGEFLAMVASDGPHYGENVKLEGPGKYKLKLIIAPPSENPRAAFHRHTDKETGVDPWFKTFTLDYEFTFAGFGKKGAY
- a CDS encoding haloacid dehalogenase type II, with amino-acid sequence MTVRAFVFDAYGTLFDVNAAVRRYDAEVGPRAAELATIWRQRQLEYSWVLTLAGRYRPFWELTERALDFALAATGADMALKPALLSAYRTLDAYPDARTALARLRTAGHATAILSNGSPDMLRDAVGGAGLGDLLDHVLSVDAVRLYKPRPEVYTLAVDALGCAAGDIVFVSSNRWDVAGAAAFGFRPIWINRTNAPAEYDGLDPERVLARLDDLAGVAD